The following proteins are co-located in the Ursus arctos isolate Adak ecotype North America unplaced genomic scaffold, UrsArc2.0 scaffold_13, whole genome shotgun sequence genome:
- the WTAP gene encoding pre-mRNA-splicing regulator WTAP isoform X2, producing the protein MTNEEPLPKKVRLSETDFKVMARDELILRWKQYEAYVQALEGKYTDLNSNDVTGLRESEEKLKQQQQESARRENILVMRLATKEQEMQECTTQIQYLKQVQQPSVAQLRSTMVDPAINLFFLKMKGELEQTKDKLEQAQNELSAWKFTPDRGLMASDYSEEVATSEKFPF; encoded by the exons ATGACCAACGAGGAACCTCTTCCCAAAaag GTTCGGCTGAGTGAAACAGACTTCAAAGTTATGGCACGAGATGAGTTAATTCTAAG ATGGAAACAGTATGAAGCATATGTCCAAGCTTTGGAGGGCAAGTACACAGATCTTAATT CTAATGATGTAACTGGGTTAAGGGAGTCTGAAGAAAAACTAAAGCAGCAACAACAAGAGTCTGCCCGCAGGGAAAACATCCTTGTAATGCGACTAGCAACCAAGGAGCAAGAGATGCAAGAGTGTACT ACTCAAATCCAGTACCTCAAGCAAGTCCAGCAGCCTAGCGTTGCCCAGTTGAGATCAACAATGGTAGACCCAGCGATCAACTTgtttttcctaaaaatgaaagGTGAACTGGAACAGACTAAAGACAAACTGGAACAAGCCCAAAATGAACTGAGTGCCTGGAAGTTTACGCCTGATAG AGGCCTGATGGCGTCGGACTATTCCGAAGAAGTGGCCACCTCCGAAAAATTCCCCTTCTAG
- the WTAP gene encoding pre-mRNA-splicing regulator WTAP isoform X1, protein MTNEEPLPKKVRLSETDFKVMARDELILRWKQYEAYVQALEGKYTDLNSNDVTGLRESEEKLKQQQQESARRENILVMRLATKEQEMQECTTQIQYLKQVQQPSVAQLRSTMVDPAINLFFLKMKGELEQTKDKLEQAQNELSAWKFTPDSQTGKKLMAKCRMLIQENQELGRQLSQGRIAQLEAELALQKKYSEELKSSQDELNDFIIQLDEEVEGMQSTILVLQQQLKETRQQLAQYQQQQSQAPAPSTSRTTSSEPVGQAEATGKDCSRLANGPSNGSSSRQRTSGSGFHREGDTAEDDFPSSPGNGNKASNSSEERTGRGGSSYVNQLSAGYESVDSPTGSENSLTHHSNDTDSNHDPQEEKTVSGKGNRTAGSRHVQNGLDSSVNVQGSVL, encoded by the exons ATGACCAACGAGGAACCTCTTCCCAAAaag GTTCGGCTGAGTGAAACAGACTTCAAAGTTATGGCACGAGATGAGTTAATTCTAAG ATGGAAACAGTATGAAGCATATGTCCAAGCTTTGGAGGGCAAGTACACAGATCTTAATT CTAATGATGTAACTGGGTTAAGGGAGTCTGAAGAAAAACTAAAGCAGCAACAACAAGAGTCTGCCCGCAGGGAAAACATCCTTGTAATGCGACTAGCAACCAAGGAGCAAGAGATGCAAGAGTGTACT ACTCAAATCCAGTACCTCAAGCAAGTCCAGCAGCCTAGCGTTGCCCAGTTGAGATCAACAATGGTAGACCCAGCGATCAACTTgtttttcctaaaaatgaaagGTGAACTGGAACAGACTAAAGACAAACTGGAACAAGCCCAAAATGAACTGAGTGCCTGGAAGTTTACGCCTGATAG CCAAACAGGCAAAAAGTTAATGGCGAAGTGTCGAATGCTTATCCAGGAGAATCAAGAGCTTGGAAGGCAGCTGTCCCAGGGACGTATTGCACAGCTTGAAGCAGAGTTGGCTTTACAGAAGAAATATAGTGAGGAGCTTAAAAGCAGTCAGGATG AACTGAATGACTTCATCATTCAACTTGACGAAGAAGTAGAGGGTATGCAGAGCACCATTCTAGTTCTTCAGCAGCAACTGAAAGAGACGCGCCAGCAGTTGGCTCAGTACCAACAGCAGCAGTCTCAAGCTCCAGCCCCAAGTACCAGCAGGACTACATCTTCTGAGCCTGTAGGACAGGCAGAGGCCACAGGTAAAGACTGCAGCCGGCTGGCCAACGGACCAAGTAATGGCAGTTCCTCCCGGCAGAGGACGTCTGGGTCTGGATTTCACAGGGAGGGGGACACAGCCGAAGATGACTTTCCTTCTTCTCCAGGGAATGGTAATAAGGCCTCCAACAGCTCAGAGGAGAGAACTGGCAGAGGAGGTAGTAGTTACGTAAATCAACTCAGTGCGGGGTATGAAAGTGTAGACTCTCCCACGGGCAGTGAAAACTCTCTCACACACCACTCAAATGACACAGACTCCAATCATGACCCTCAAGAGGAGAAAACAGTGAGTGGGAAAGGTAACCGAACTGCGGGTTCCCGCCACGTTCAGAATGGCTTGGACTCAAGTGTAAATGTACAGGGTTcagttttgtaa